The Synechococcales cyanobacterium T60_A2020_003 DNA segment ACGGAGAAGCTAAAGGGTATTGGACTAAGGTATGGTGTCACCATCGTAACAGCCCAGACCGTACATAAATTGCTTGCTTTACTGGATTGATACTCCCAATGTATTCAAAGCGGATCGCCCCATGACTTCACCCCTCACCCTACTCTTCATCCGCCATGCTGAGTCGGTTGGCAATGCCCAAGGCCGCATGATGGGACATTTGGACGATGCGCTCTCTGAAACTGGACTGGATCAAGCGGCGCGACTCGCAGATCGGTTAAGGACTCATCCGCCGACCCACATGTACAGTAGTCCCATTGCCCGTACTCGTCAGACAGCAGAACTATTGCAGCGATCGCTCCCCAACGATTCATCCATTTCGATTCAGTATGTCGATGAGTTGAAGGAGTTCCAAAACGGCATTTTTCAGGGCTTAACCTGGGCAGAAGCGAGCGATCGCTATCCTGATCTCTGTCGTGCCTTGGAATCGAGTCTGACGTGGATTCCCATCCCTGGGGCAGAGTCGTGGGAACAGGGACGCGATCGCGCCCAGCGGTTTATTGCCAAGCTTTTAGACAGTCACCAAGATGGCGATCGCCTTTGGATTGTGACCCATAGCTGGATTTTGCAGCATTTGATTTCGAGTCTGATGGGGTGCGATCGCACCTGGGGCTTCACCGCAGACTACACCAGTATTTTTGAGTTTCAAATATGGCGATCGCACTGGAGTCTACACGATCAGAATTTGGGAAATACAGAACTCTGGAAAATCCGAAGCTTTAACGATAGCCAGCACATCATGAGTCCATAACCGACCACTTGCCCAGATCAGAGAAGCTGTGAACGAGAACCTGTGAACCTGTAACTTTTATGTCGCCAAGCTAATGATTAGGGAGTTAAACTAGGGGGCAGATCGCAGGAACGAGGTTGTGACGCTGTGCATCATTCCCCGCCAGTTCTTCAGCACTTGATGACTGTACTGAACTCGCTCATGGTCGCCCAACTTACTGACACCCTTCCTGGAATGGTCTTCCGATACCAACTGACTCCAGGGTGGCCGATACTCTATCTCAGTGGTGGGTGTGAAGCAGTGCTGGGCTATACCCGTGAGGAATTACTAGCATCCGATGACACGTCTTTACGTTATGGCGACATCATCCATCCGAATGATTTGCCTGGAGTCACTGAGACCGTAAAGGAGGCGATCGCCAACCACCAAGCTTACGTGACGGAATACCGAATCACGACAAAGGGTGGGGAGGAAAAGTGGGTGTGGGAAAAGGGCTATGGCATATACGACTGTCATGGAAACGCGATCGCCATTGAAGGGTTTATTACTGACATTACCGATCTCAAGGCAACGGAATTAGCCCTACGCCAGAGCGAAGAAAGGTTTCGAGCTACGTTTGACTATGCAGCCGTCGGTGTTTGTCTCCTGCATCCCGACGGTTCGATTCTTGATGGCAACCCGGCTCTGTGCAATCTGTTGCAATGTACGCCTGCCGAACTGCACCAGCACCGACTCACCGACGGCACCGCACCGCAAGATACGGAACGCGAACAGACCCTTCATCAGCAACTGTTAGACGGAACGCGATCGCACTATCAACTGGAGAAACGGTGGGTACGTAGCAACGGAGAAACGATATGGGTGCGACTAGCCTACTCTGCCGTTCACCATCCCGACGGATCGCTGAAGTTTTTGGTCGCTATTGTTGAGGACATCACTGCTCGGAAAGACGTCGAAGAAACCCTACTTGGTCAACAAGCATTTCTTCGAACCCTTCTTGACAACATTCCCCAACATATTTACTGGAAGGATTTGAATTTGGTGTA contains these protein-coding regions:
- a CDS encoding histidine phosphatase family protein, whose product is MTSPLTLLFIRHAESVGNAQGRMMGHLDDALSETGLDQAARLADRLRTHPPTHMYSSPIARTRQTAELLQRSLPNDSSISIQYVDELKEFQNGIFQGLTWAEASDRYPDLCRALESSLTWIPIPGAESWEQGRDRAQRFIAKLLDSHQDGDRLWIVTHSWILQHLISSLMGCDRTWGFTADYTSIFEFQIWRSHWSLHDQNLGNTELWKIRSFNDSQHIMSP